In one window of Marispirochaeta aestuarii DNA:
- a CDS encoding divergent PAP2 family protein: MQIPVSLLIALGVQQLCQLIKFVSCSIRDRHLSPRYFFSSGGMPSAHSAFVTALCVAVGVRSGIGSEVFSATLVLAFIVIHDALRVRGTLQQVIHIIKKDHPEEGGPAARLPETIGHDAAEIAAGIVLGIILALPLAFFSLRFVPGSTGNPL; the protein is encoded by the coding sequence ATGCAGATACCAGTTTCACTGCTGATCGCCCTTGGGGTTCAGCAGTTGTGCCAGCTTATCAAATTCGTCTCCTGTTCCATCAGGGACCGGCACCTGAGTCCCCGGTACTTTTTTTCCTCCGGCGGTATGCCCTCCGCTCATTCCGCTTTTGTTACCGCCCTCTGCGTTGCAGTCGGGGTGCGCAGCGGTATCGGGTCAGAGGTTTTCTCCGCAACCCTGGTACTCGCCTTTATCGTCATTCATGACGCCCTGCGGGTCCGGGGGACCCTGCAGCAGGTTATCCACATCATCAAGAAGGATCATCCGGAAGAAGGAGGTCCTGCGGCTCGACTGCCGGAAACCATCGGCCACGATGCCGCGGAGATCGCCGCGGGAATCGTCCTGGGAATCATCCTGGCGCTTCCTCTGGCATTTTTCTCCCTGAGATTTGTCCCGGGGAGTACCGGGAATCCCTTGTAG
- a CDS encoding bifunctional diguanylate cyclase/phosphodiesterase, whose product MARAADPVTPHAFSGDLSLGMSLLLLMAGLMTPLGFPLTPWLTYPVLVLPMFFFMLNGLVRGTLFSLLFLGLFYFEVSFLLPYSSSGVYTVELRLISAMILVNIPAAWLQQRYRNRGNRHLARLLYSDQLTGLPNRNQLIKDVQHIRTPILFLINIDDFKEINDVFSPKAGDTILRELAELIQSVIRDLPCSYYKLTADEFALLFENSGDFSTRQQLSILAETLSSRIAAQEFSIDESEIRLRVSIGIGDSRINENDNVLAQADMALKTAKKIHKPYLFFTQTIDTRENYHKNIHSLKVLTEALEHNRIVPYYMAIINSNTGQPESYECLARLIDPDGVVYPPHFFLEISKKARLYSLITRMVFRKAADYFNDLPYQFTVNISMDDMDDPETVSTILEILETHPKLHNRVIFEILESESINNYPQVMTFIQLVKTYGCKIAIDDFGSGYSNFENVSRLRVDYLKINGALVRNIVRSPQNRFIVENIHNFAVGLGIKTVAEYVEDESILQHLKRMKIDYLQGYYFGAPAEDILPVSEDRLLQTLK is encoded by the coding sequence ATGGCCAGAGCAGCTGATCCAGTCACTCCTCACGCTTTTTCCGGGGACCTCTCCCTGGGAATGAGCCTTCTGCTGCTGATGGCAGGCCTCATGACGCCCCTGGGATTTCCTCTCACTCCCTGGCTAACCTATCCGGTCCTTGTTCTCCCCATGTTCTTTTTCATGCTGAACGGGCTTGTCCGCGGTACGCTGTTCAGCCTGCTGTTTCTGGGGCTCTTTTATTTTGAGGTCTCCTTTCTGCTGCCCTATTCTTCCTCCGGGGTCTATACAGTGGAGCTGCGGCTGATCTCGGCCATGATCCTGGTCAACATACCAGCCGCATGGCTGCAGCAGCGCTACAGAAACCGGGGAAACCGTCATCTGGCACGACTCCTCTATTCTGATCAGCTCACCGGCCTGCCGAATCGAAATCAGCTGATAAAGGATGTTCAGCATATTCGCACCCCCATACTGTTCCTGATCAATATTGATGACTTCAAGGAGATAAATGATGTTTTCAGTCCCAAGGCTGGAGACACGATCCTCAGGGAACTTGCAGAGCTGATTCAGTCGGTTATTCGGGATCTTCCCTGCTCATATTACAAACTGACCGCCGATGAATTTGCCCTGCTCTTCGAGAACTCCGGGGACTTTTCCACCCGGCAGCAGTTGAGCATCCTGGCTGAAACCCTGAGCAGTCGTATTGCGGCCCAGGAGTTCTCCATCGACGAAAGCGAGATACGCCTGAGGGTGAGCATAGGTATTGGTGACTCCCGCATAAACGAAAACGACAATGTTCTTGCCCAGGCAGATATGGCCCTGAAGACGGCGAAAAAGATCCATAAGCCCTACCTCTTCTTTACCCAGACCATCGATACCCGGGAGAATTACCACAAAAACATCCACTCATTGAAGGTATTGACCGAGGCCCTGGAACATAACAGGATTGTTCCCTACTACATGGCCATAATAAACAGCAACACCGGCCAACCGGAATCCTATGAATGCCTTGCACGACTCATCGATCCCGACGGCGTGGTATACCCTCCTCACTTTTTTCTGGAGATCTCAAAAAAGGCACGCCTCTACTCCCTGATTACCCGGATGGTCTTCAGAAAAGCCGCGGACTACTTTAACGATCTGCCCTATCAGTTCACCGTCAATATCTCCATGGACGATATGGATGACCCCGAAACTGTTTCCACCATTCTGGAAATCCTGGAAACCCATCCAAAACTGCATAACCGGGTGATTTTTGAGATTCTTGAGTCGGAAAGCATCAATAATTATCCCCAGGTTATGACCTTTATCCAGCTGGTAAAGACCTACGGCTGCAAAATTGCTATTGATGATTTCGGCTCCGGCTACTCCAACTTCGAGAACGTTTCCCGACTGAGGGTGGATTATCTGAAGATAAACGGCGCCCTTGTCCGCAATATCGTCCGCAGCCCGCAGAACCGCTTCATTGTTGAAAATATCCACAATTTTGCCGTCGGTCTCGGAATAAAGACTGTCGCAGAATACGTGGAAGACGAGTCCATCCTGCAGCACCTCAAGCGCATGAAGATTGACTACCTCCAGGGCTATTATTTCGGAGCTCCGGCGGAGGATATCCTGCCCGTTTCTGAAGACAGATTGCTGCAGACCCTAAAATAG
- a CDS encoding ATP-binding protein → MMVFLRLPILLLCFLVPLYSDPPVHLNTEGPTVLEGSWSIRCESQVGLPELSEGGGFSEWKEIELPAEPEPGGRRYPVFHLVREFSIPPELKGEELFVLMGKRWGAVRVRINGIEVLTHGSFSPDYHYHEARRVNAPIPKGVLRYDEGNWIDILYSPEADRTVITPPTLGFREDYRFYEGLVNFINVDLYRYLSFLSLFVAFFYFMQFFVRPKERNNLIFALVNVGFTIYLIRLGYSFPQLPFTPFFAFSKAIFFPSVTLMTSFVARYLESTGLKRQMPYFWTFSIFSFLGIFFFGKTTLMVDIIFSWSLFLVSLQIILMAVITTGAFRRGVPDTLPMLIGVYLGGLIGAHDIIYMMLRIYPIWWIQGIAIFTFDMGVFASLAMRSMRLHSELERYSEMIEQKVMDRTRELQRANTDLHDAMEAARHASQAKSRFLANISHEMRTPLNCIIGFSEMISRRVDHDQKKNLDIVLEESERLLTLINQLLDIEKIEAGKISLDPATFNLKEFLQSIENSFAVHCADKGLYLQVEEGNDVPELIEADSFRLRQVLDNLVSNAVKFTSRGGIRVSVAVEEWPGNRELVLKFSVADTGIGIPREQAETIFDSFEQGDTSRTRLYGGTGLGTTITKQLVTLMKGEIGLESEIGFGSLFWFTLPCRVPMEDGFPDAKNASPGSVELIQGSPKVLVVEDYLPNRVIARSHLESVGCQVSEALNGREAVELAEQRFFDLILMDVQMPEMDGLEATALIRQGPNRETPIVGLTANAFPDDLRQYRQAGMNGVLTKPLRREAFLSDVASWLSSGSASEEASQEKGDSSMVCDFASLVRDLGGDRAAALQMVQGFAGGIEGQLERIGKALEKQDWKLVHRELHSLKGGGLNLFALEIADIARKAEQAAKTGEEREVRIALPALEKAAEAFGRFLRDLP, encoded by the coding sequence ATGATGGTTTTTCTCCGGCTCCCCATTCTCCTTCTCTGCTTTCTTGTTCCCCTCTATTCCGATCCTCCGGTACATCTGAATACCGAAGGCCCGACGGTGCTTGAGGGGTCCTGGAGCATTCGCTGTGAGTCTCAGGTGGGACTGCCGGAGCTGTCCGAGGGAGGAGGTTTTTCCGAATGGAAGGAGATTGAACTTCCTGCGGAACCTGAGCCCGGCGGACGGCGCTACCCTGTATTCCACCTTGTCCGGGAGTTTTCTATTCCTCCGGAACTAAAGGGCGAAGAGCTCTTTGTTCTGATGGGAAAACGCTGGGGAGCCGTGCGGGTACGAATAAACGGTATTGAGGTTCTCACCCACGGGAGTTTTTCTCCGGATTACCACTACCATGAAGCCCGCAGAGTCAACGCTCCCATACCGAAGGGGGTCCTCCGTTATGACGAGGGCAACTGGATTGATATCCTCTACAGTCCCGAGGCGGACCGGACTGTTATTACTCCTCCCACCCTGGGTTTCCGTGAGGATTACCGGTTCTACGAGGGACTGGTCAATTTTATCAATGTCGATCTGTACCGGTACCTCTCATTTCTTTCCCTCTTTGTGGCCTTTTTCTACTTTATGCAGTTTTTCGTACGTCCCAAGGAACGGAATAATCTTATTTTCGCCCTGGTAAATGTAGGCTTCACTATCTATCTGATCCGCCTGGGGTACTCCTTTCCCCAGCTCCCCTTTACTCCCTTCTTCGCATTCTCCAAGGCGATCTTCTTTCCGTCGGTAACCCTGATGACATCCTTTGTGGCCCGCTATCTGGAATCAACGGGTCTGAAGCGGCAGATGCCGTATTTCTGGACCTTCAGCATTTTTTCCTTTCTCGGGATTTTCTTCTTCGGTAAAACCACCCTGATGGTGGATATAATTTTCTCCTGGTCCCTCTTTCTTGTCAGTCTTCAGATTATTCTCATGGCCGTCATTACCACCGGGGCATTCCGCAGGGGTGTTCCGGATACCCTGCCCATGCTGATCGGGGTATACCTGGGCGGGCTGATCGGTGCCCATGACATCATCTATATGATGCTGAGGATCTATCCCATCTGGTGGATTCAGGGAATCGCCATCTTTACCTTCGATATGGGGGTCTTTGCCTCCCTTGCGATGCGCTCCATGCGACTTCACAGCGAACTGGAACGCTACTCCGAAATGATCGAGCAGAAGGTCATGGATCGTACCCGGGAGCTGCAGCGGGCCAATACCGATCTCCACGATGCCATGGAAGCCGCCAGGCACGCCAGTCAGGCAAAGAGCCGTTTTCTTGCGAATATCAGCCACGAGATGCGAACCCCCCTGAACTGTATCATCGGTTTCAGTGAGATGATCAGCCGGCGAGTCGACCATGACCAGAAGAAAAACCTGGATATTGTTCTTGAAGAGTCTGAACGACTCCTGACCCTGATAAACCAGCTTCTGGACATCGAAAAGATCGAGGCGGGGAAAATTTCCCTTGATCCGGCAACCTTCAATCTGAAGGAATTCCTTCAAAGCATAGAAAACAGTTTCGCCGTCCATTGCGCCGATAAGGGGCTCTATCTGCAGGTGGAAGAGGGCAACGATGTCCCGGAGCTGATAGAAGCCGACTCTTTCCGGCTGCGCCAGGTGCTGGATAATCTTGTCAGCAATGCCGTGAAGTTTACCTCCCGCGGAGGGATCAGGGTTTCCGTGGCGGTCGAGGAATGGCCGGGGAACCGGGAGCTTGTTTTGAAATTCTCCGTTGCGGATACAGGTATCGGTATCCCCCGGGAACAGGCGGAAACCATTTTTGACAGTTTCGAGCAGGGTGACACCAGCAGAACCCGTCTTTACGGCGGAACGGGACTTGGCACAACGATAACCAAGCAGCTTGTTACCCTCATGAAAGGGGAGATAGGCCTGGAGAGTGAAATTGGATTCGGTTCTCTCTTCTGGTTTACCCTGCCCTGCCGTGTCCCGATGGAAGACGGGTTCCCTGATGCGAAAAATGCTTCCCCTGGCAGTGTGGAGCTGATCCAGGGCAGTCCGAAGGTACTGGTGGTGGAGGATTATCTTCCCAACCGGGTTATCGCCCGGAGTCACCTGGAGTCGGTGGGGTGCCAGGTTTCCGAGGCACTGAACGGCAGAGAAGCGGTTGAACTGGCAGAGCAGCGCTTTTTCGATCTTATACTCATGGATGTTCAAATGCCGGAGATGGACGGACTGGAGGCCACGGCCCTGATCCGGCAGGGACCGAACCGGGAGACTCCCATTGTAGGATTGACGGCAAACGCCTTTCCCGATGATCTGCGGCAGTACCGGCAGGCCGGGATGAACGGGGTCCTTACCAAACCTCTGCGCAGGGAGGCATTTTTATCCGATGTGGCTTCCTGGCTCAGTTCGGGCAGCGCTTCAGAGGAAGCTTCTCAGGAAAAGGGAGATTCCTCCATGGTCTGCGATTTTGCTTCCCTGGTTCGGGACCTGGGGGGAGACAGGGCTGCCGCGCTGCAGATGGTACAGGGATTCGCCGGCGGTATCGAGGGGCAGCTGGAACGGATCGGGAAAGCCCTGGAAAAACAGGACTGGAAGCTTGTTCACCGGGAGCTTCATTCCCTTAAAGGGGGAGGCCTGAACCTCTTTGCCTTGGAAATTGCCGATATTGCCCGAAAGGCCGAACAGGCAGCCAAGACCGGTGAAGAACGGGAAGTTCGTATTGCCCTGCCTGCCCTTGAAAAGGCTGCTGAAGCCTTCGGGCGTTTTCTCCGGGACCTTCCCTGA
- a CDS encoding adenosine deaminase has product MVTEEMIKQLPKVELHDHLDGSLRPRTILELAEKEGVQLPAATPEELAAWFHRGADRKSLSLYLEGFAYTTALMQSRESLRRVAREHMHTLAEDNVVYGEIRFAPCLHQKQGLNIEEVVKSVLEGLDEGSQETGVKYGLILCAMRHQKVSLEIAELAVAFRSRGVVGFDIAGDEFGHPPKKHLDAFQYIKNRNFNITIHAGEAFGVESIWQAVQICGAHRIGHATRLVEDMVVHGTRIEKMGTLSSYILDKRIPMEICLSSNVQTGAAKSLDTHPFQIYHRNNFRVMLCTDNRLMSNTSLSKEMGLAVEYYGLDIRDLEKLSINAMKSAFIGYNERIELIYDVLKPRFAQLRETINPNM; this is encoded by the coding sequence ATGGTAACAGAAGAAATGATCAAACAGCTGCCCAAGGTGGAGCTTCACGACCATCTCGACGGCAGCCTGCGGCCCCGGACCATACTGGAGCTCGCGGAAAAAGAGGGCGTCCAGCTGCCCGCCGCCACCCCCGAAGAGCTGGCAGCCTGGTTTCACCGGGGAGCCGACCGGAAGAGCCTCTCCCTCTATCTTGAAGGCTTTGCCTACACAACCGCCCTCATGCAGTCCAGAGAATCCCTGCGCCGGGTGGCCCGGGAACATATGCATACCCTGGCGGAGGACAACGTTGTCTACGGGGAAATACGTTTTGCCCCCTGTCTGCACCAGAAGCAGGGGTTGAACATTGAAGAGGTGGTCAAATCGGTTCTCGAAGGACTTGATGAGGGAAGCCAGGAAACCGGCGTAAAATACGGACTGATCCTCTGCGCCATGCGTCACCAGAAGGTCTCTCTGGAGATTGCCGAACTGGCGGTAGCCTTCCGTTCACGGGGCGTCGTCGGCTTCGATATTGCCGGAGACGAATTCGGGCACCCCCCCAAAAAACATCTCGACGCTTTTCAGTACATCAAGAACAGGAATTTCAATATAACGATCCATGCCGGCGAAGCCTTCGGTGTTGAATCGATCTGGCAGGCAGTGCAGATCTGCGGTGCCCACCGTATAGGACACGCCACCCGGCTGGTGGAAGATATGGTGGTTCATGGAACGAGGATCGAAAAGATGGGGACTCTCTCCTCCTACATTCTGGACAAACGCATCCCCATGGAGATCTGCCTTTCCTCCAACGTACAGACCGGCGCGGCGAAGAGCCTGGACACCCATCCTTTTCAAATCTATCACCGGAACAACTTCCGGGTCATGCTCTGTACGGACAATCGCCTTATGAGCAACACGAGCCTCAGCAAGGAGATGGGTCTGGCGGTGGAATACTACGGACTGGATATTCGGGATCTCGAAAAGCTCAGCATCAATGCCATGAAGTCCGCCTTTATCGGCTATAATGAAAGAATCGAGCTGATCTATGATGTACTCAAACCGCGCTTCGCACAGCTGCGGGAAACCATAAATCCGAACATGTAG